A region of Ictidomys tridecemlineatus isolate mIctTri1 chromosome 4, mIctTri1.hap1, whole genome shotgun sequence DNA encodes the following proteins:
- the Prss23 gene encoding serine protease 23 — translation MAEIPGLLFLLLLLCVVGQVSPYGAFWKPTWPAYRLPVVLPQSTLNLARPDFGAEAKLEVSSSCGPQCHKGTPLPTYEEAKQYLSYETLYSNGSRTETQVGIYILSNGRGGAQHQDSESSGKSRRKRQIYGYDSRFSIFGKDFLLNYPFSTSVKLSTGCTGTLVAEKHVLTAAHCIHDGKTYVKGTQKLRVGFLKPKFKDGGRGANSSSSALPEKMKFQWIRVKRTHVPKGWIKGNANDIGMDYDYALLELKKPHKRKFMKIGVSPPAKQLPGGRIHFSGYDNDRPGNLVYRFCDVKDETYDLLYQQCDAQPGASGSGVYVRMWKRQQQKWERKIIGIFSGHQWVDMNGSPQDFNVAVRITPLKYAQICYWIKGNYLDCREG, via the coding sequence ATGGCGGAGATTCCAGggcttctcttccttctcctcctgctctgTGTTGTTGGGCAGGTGAGTCCCTATGGTGCCTTCTGGAAACCCACTTGGCCTGCTTACCGCCTCCCTGTAGTCTTGCCCCAGTCCACCCTCAACTTAGCCAGGCCAGACTTTGGGGCTGAAGCCAAATTGGAAGTGTCCTCCTCATGTGGACCCCAGTGTCACAAGGGAACACCTCTGCCCACATATGAAGAGGCCAAACAATACCTGTCTTATGAGACACTCTATTCCAATGGCAGCCGCACAGAGACTCAGGTGGGCATTTACATCCTCAGCAATGGCAGAGGTGGAGCTCAACACCAAGACTCTGAGTCTTCAGGAAAGTCTCGGAGGAAGCGGCAGATTTATGGCTATGACAGCAGGTTCAGCATTTTTGGGAAGGACTTCCTACTTAACTACCCTTTCTCAACATCAGTGAAGTTATCTACAGGCTGCACTGGCACTCTGGTAGCAGAGAAACACGTCCTCACAGCTGCCCACTGCATACATGATGGGAAAACCTATGTGAAAGGAACGCAGAAACTTCGAGTGGGCTTCCTGAAGCCCAAGTTTAAAGATGGCGGTCGAGGGGCCAACAGCTCCAGCTCAGCCTTGCCTGagaagatgaaatttcagtggaTCCGGGTAAAACGCACCCATGTGCCCAAGGGTTGGATCAAAGGCAATGCCAATGATATTGGCATGGATTATGACTATGCCCTCTTGGAACTCAAAAAACCCCACAAGAGAAAGTTCATGAAGATTGGGGTGAGCCCTCCTGCTAAACAGCTGCCAGGGGGCAGAATTCACTTCTCTGGCTATGACAATGATCGACCTGGCAATTTGGTGTACCGCTTCTGTGATGTCAAAGATGAGACCTATGACCTGCTTTACCAGCAGTGTGATGCTCAGCCTGGGGCCAGTGGGTCAGGGGTCTATGTGAGGATGTGGAAGAGACAGCAGCAAAAGTGGGAGAGAAAAATTATTGGCATCTTTTCAGGGCACCAGTGGGTGGACATGAATGGTTCTCCACAGGATTTTAATGTGGCTGTTAGAATCACCCCTCTCAAATATGCTCAGATTTGCTACTGGATTAAAGGAAACTACCTGGACTGTAGGGAGGGGTGA